DNA sequence from the Chitinophaga flava genome:
ATTGCCTGTATAAATTTCATGAACCTTACTACCGCCAGAGCTCATGAAAGAGCCAGGGAGGTAGGGTTGCGCAAAGTGCTGGGTGCACAAAGGAAAAGCCTCGTTTTCCAGTTTCTGACCGAATCGCTGGTGATCAGTGTGCTGTCGCTGATACTGGCGGTGGTGTTGGCCTTCTCCTTACTGCCGCTATTCAACCGGATCACCGGAAAGGAATTGAATTTACTGGCTTCGGGAGATGCTTTCCTGTATGGCGGATTATTGTTGCTGGTGGCCACGGTAGGTTTGCTGGCTGGCAGTTATCCTGCCTTATATCTCTCCGGCCTCATGCCGGTAAAAGTGCTGAAAGGCAGTTTTGTTACCGTCGGGGCCAGGGTATTCATCCGCAGAGGACTAGTGGTGTCTCAGTTTGCCATTGCGGTAGCGTTAATCATTGCTACCGTTGTCGTATATACGCAGTTGCGTTTCTGGCAACAGAAAAATCTGGGCTTTGATAAAGAGCACCTGGTGAATATCTATCTGTCAGGTGCAGATAGTTTACCGAAAAAGGATCTTTTAAAGGCTACAGTGGCCGGTTTGGCCGGTGTGCAGCAAACATCCCTGAACAACCTGTTGATGGGATTTGGTTCGTATAATAACAACCCGATAGTCCGGGAAGGAGGAGAAGACAAGGATGGTTTTGTATCGGCTATCATTCAGGGAGATTATGACCTGCTGAAGACAACTGGAATCAAACTGCTGGCAGGCAGGGATTTCGATAAAGCAATGGCCACTGATTCTACCGATGCTTTTATTATTAATCAGGCGGCTGCCAAACGGCTGGGATTTACAAACCCTATCGGGAAACGCATCGAATGGAGGCCTGGTGACTTCGCCAGACACGGTGTCATTATTGGCGTAATGGAAGATTTTAATTTCCGCTCCCTACGTTTTTCTGTAGAGCCGGCCGCATACCTGATAAACCCCCGGAATGCAGCTATCCTGTCTGTAAGGCTGGCTCCGGGCGACCATCTCGCTCAGTTGGCCGGAATAGAAAAGGTATGGAACAATATTGTGCCCGACAATCCAATCAATTACTCTTTTGTAGACCAGGACCTGAGGGCCATTTATGCCGAAGAGCAGATGATGGGAAATATATTCAGCATTTTTTCCGGCCTTGCCGTTTTTATCGCATGTATGGGGCTGCTGGGATTGTCTATGCTGATATCCAGACAGCGAACCAAAGAAATCGGTATCCGCAAGGTGCTGGGGGCTTCTGTGGCCAATGTGTCCGCGCTGTTGTCGCGTGACTTCCTGAAGCTTGTATTGTTAGGTATCTGTATCGGTTCTCCTATCGCATGGTATGGTATGGAAAAATGGTTGCAGCATTTTGCCTTCAGAATAATAGTACAATGGTGGGTGTTTGTGCTCACAGCGGTAGTAGTGGTGCTGATAGCCTTATTGACTGTGAGTTTTCAGGCTGTCCGGACGGCATTGGTGAATCCGGTAAAATCATTGAAGACAGAATAAATTATCGTTTATGCTTCTCCGTTACATACAGATCGCTTTCAGAAATATGCGCCGGCAAAGGCTGTTTGCCTTTATTAATATTGCCGGCCTGGCATTAAGCATGGCTGTATGCCTGATGGTATTGAAGTCTACTAAAAAGAATTTCAGCTACGATAAATTCCATCCGGCCACCTCGAGAACCTGGAGGATTACCTCACAGGCCACTACTCAGGACGGAAAACACTATCATATGGCCAGTACACCACTGCCACTGGCAACGGTGCTGCATCAGGATTACGCCCTCACAGAAGCAGAAGTGCGTGTGTATAGTGTGCTGCATGGCAATGTGATCAATGGAAAGAAGAAATTACCTGTCAATGGTGCTTTTACAGAGCCATCTTTTTTCAATGTCTTCGGCTTTAAACTGGAAAGTGGTGATCCGGCTACAGCACTAAGCACACCTAATAGTATTGTACTCGGAGAAGATGCCGCCAGAAAGATTTTCGGTAACCAACAGGCAATGGGTAAGACTGTACATTTTGAAATACTGGGAGATTATATTGTTACCGGTATTCTTGCGCCTGCACCGGGTTTGACTCATATCAACTATGAGGCTTATGCTTCCCTGTCTTCTGTGTCTGCACTGGAACAGCAGAAAGTGCTGCCGGAGCGGTTGCAGAACTGGAATAATGTACAGGATGCCTATACTTATGTTGTTTTAAAACCCGGTGTAAACAAAGCTTCACTTTCTACTGCATTGGAATTTTTGTCTGAAAAATATTACCAGCCTGCTTCCAAAGGGATTGGCAGTATCACTTTTGAAAAACAAGCACTGAGCAGTATCACCCCTTCTCAGGAACTATATAATGACATGAGAGGTGGCCAGCCCTGGGGGAAAGTACTGGCCGAAATAGCCGTGGGACTTGCATTGCTGCTGTGTGCCTGCTTCAACTATACCAACCTGTCTATTGTTCGCTCATTGCAACGGGCGCGTGAAGTAGGTGTCCGTAAAGTTAACGGAGCTAAACGTTCGCAGGTGTTTATGCAATTTATTGTAGAATCTGTGGTGATGTGTCTGTTGTCATTAATACTGGCGATGGGGTTACTGGTGCTGATGGAATCGTATACCCATGTAGGTATTGGATTTTTATCAGGTGAAAGGTTTGATATTGTACTGATGGGGTGGTTCCTGGTGTTTAGCTTGTTAACAGGTGTGCTGGCAGGCGTCATTCCTGCCTGGGCTTTGTCTTCCTTCCAGCCAGCGAGGGTGCTGAAAAATATTGTAGACATCAAACTTTTTGGAGGGTTGGGATTGCGGAAGACGCTAATCGTGATTCAGTTTTCGCTTTCAATGACAGCGATCATATTTTTTGTGACCGTTTACCGCCAGTTTTCTTTTAAAGAGGCCTTTGATATGGGATTTGCCCGTAACAATATACTGAATGTGCCATTGGCCGATGTAGACTTTCAGCTGATGAAAGATCGGTTAATGCAGGTGAAAGGAGTAGAGGCCGCCACTGCCAGTTCAGGTACCCTGGGCATGCCCAACCAGAGCGGTTTTCTGCAAGCCCGTACCGCACTGGATGGCAACCGTATGGAGCTGGGCTACTACGCCGGTGATGCCGATTTTCTGAAACTGATGCAGCTCAGATTGCTGGCAGGGTCCGGATTTCCGGCAGCAGCTTCCCAAAGCAAAGAGCAGTATATCATCGTTAACGAACGATTGGTAGCGGCCATGAATCTGAAAACACCAGCAGATGCTATCGGTAAAACCTTATGGCTGACAGATTCCACAGCGGTGAGTATCATTGGAGTAGTGAAAGATTTCAATTATCAACCCATAGAAATGCCTGTACTGCCAATGACTATACGCTTCGTACCACAGCAATTCAAACAGCTGCAGGTGCTGGTGAATACACAGGATAAAGACCAGGTAATGGCGGGTATTAAACAAGCCTGGGTGGAAATGCATCCTGGTGAGATATTTTCCGCATCCTGGATGAATGATGAACTGATCGAACGTACCAGTGGGAAAGAACCTATATCCGGACTCGCGGTGCTGGTATTTATGATCACTGTGATCGCTGCCCTGGGTCTATTGGGTGTGGTCTCATATACGACCTTTACCCGTAAGAAAGAGATAGGTATCCGTAAAGTGATGGGTGCTGGTGTACCAGGTCTGGTAATGCTGCTTTCCAAAAACTATCTCCGCCTGATTGTATTGGCTGGTATTATAGCCTTGCCATTGGGTTACCTGGGAAGTACCTTATTCCTTCAGCTCTTTGCCAACCGCATTAGCATAGGATTTTTTACGCTGGCAGGCAGCTTTGCAGCTTTGCTGGCAATTGCCCTGTTGGCCATTATTTCGCAAACATGGCGTGCTGCGGATGCCAACCCGGCGAATGTATTGAGAAATGACTAAAATAATTATAAAAGAGAATAACAAGTGAACAGCAAATCAGAGTGTGTATCTACGCGCCCTGCTTTTTAAAATAATCTTTTAAATCATTGCGCATGTTTGGAAGTTATATCAAGATTGCCTGGAGAAATTTACTAAAACAGAAAGTGTTTGCAGCCGTGAATGTAGTAGGTATGAGTGCCGCTATCTGTGCGGCCTTATTGCTGTCACTCACGGCCTATCGGGAATGGACATACGATGATTTTCAGGTGAATAAAGAACATATTTACCAGTTATACCGGGAAGATGGTACTGCTAAGGGTATGAGGATAGGTACCAGCTTTGCAGAGCCCATGGCAGATGTACTCCGGAAGGAGGTACAGGGAGTGAAACATGTTTCCCGTATAGGCGGTGGCGATATGCCAGTAAGATACAACGGCAAACATATTTACTTTGATGTGGAAATGGTGGACGCCGATTTCCTGAAGATGTTTTCTTTCCGCTTGTTGCAGGGTAACGTTTCTACAGCGTTGCAACAGCCGGACCAACTGGTACTGACACAAAAGACTGCCCGGGCGCTCTTCAATCAGGAAGATCCGGTAGGTAAAACAGTAGAAGTCAATATCGACAATCAATGGCGTCCCTTTATCGTTTCAGCAGTGGCAGCGAATGTACCGGATAACTCCAGTATTATGTTTGAAGCCCTGGTCCGATTTGAAAATGTGGATGACTATGCCACTATCCGCAACAACTGGAATATGGGCAATTATCCTCTGATGGTGGAAGTGGAAGCTTCCGTTACTACAGCGGCATTCGAAAAGAGCCTGGTGCCTGTAACGAACAAATATTACGCGGGAAATATCGAAGAGCTGAAAAAGAATGGTGGAATACCCAATAAAGACGGGGTATTGATACGGATGAACGGAATTCCTCTGAATGAGTTTCATCTTAATACCCTCAGCTCTTTCAGCAATGGTCTGAATCCATTTTATCCCTGGCTGATGGTGATTCTGGCAGTCCTGATTATTGGCATCGCTTGTATCAACTTTATTAACCTGTCTATCGCCAGATCGTTTACCCGTGGCAGTGAGATCGGCCTGAGAAAAGCGCTGGGGGCCATGGACAGACAATTGTTGTTTCAGTTCTGGAGTGAGGCTTTTCTGCTTTGTTTTATTTCACTGATACTTAGTTTATTGTTGACGATACTGCTGATGCCATATTACAACGCCACTTTCAACCATGAGCTGAGTCTCCGGCTTTTCAGTAATATCTGGCTGGTACTGGGAGCTGCATTTATTTTCTTTATGGTGACATTGCTGGCGGGTGGATATCCAGCCTGGAAAGTAGCCAGACTGAATATTATTCAGGTGCTGAAAGGTAAACTGAGCCTGGCTAAAGGCAATGGTGTACGTAATGGGTTGATCATCGTTCAGTTTATTGTGGCTGCCTTGCTGATCAGCTGCACGGCTGTTATCTGGCAGCAGCTTGATTTCATACAATCGACACCGTTAGGATTTAATACTACACAAGTGATCAGTATACCGGGCGATAATGCATCGCCGCAGGTTATTGCATCGCTGCGCAGCAGACTGGCCGGAGAAGCGGACGTAGAGAGTGTGTCAGGTAGTATGCTGAACCTGGGGCTGGGTAAAGACGGCTCTTCCGGCAATTGGTACCGGGGATTTACCTATAAAGGCAGTCACATTAACACACAATGTATCATAGTAGATTACGATTACGCACGTACGCTGGATCTCAAAATGGTGGCGGGTCGTGATTTCTCCCGCAATTTTGGAGCAGACACCACTGGTGTGGTGATCAACGAACAAATGGCGAAACTGCTGGGAGAAAAAGACCTGATAGGTGCTGTTATTACACCCAGCGATGTCCCACTGCATGTGATCGGGGTGGTGAAAGATTACCATTTTGAGTCACTGCGTAAAAAGATTGATCCGCTGATGATGGTTATGACCATTACTCCACATTCCAACTATGTCTTTGTAAAAGTAAATACCCGCAATCCGGTAGCCACGCTGAAACATATCTCAGCCATATGGAAAGATATTAACCCGCTGGCTAAAAATGATCCCAGTTTTCTGGATGAAAACACCAACAGGCTGTACCGCCAGGAAGCCCGTTTCTCAAAAATATTTATGAGTGGAGCCGTACTGGCTATCGTGATCTCCTGTATGGGCCTGTTTGCTATTGCTGTACTGGTGATGGCTCAGCGCCAAAAGGAAATCGGTATCCGTAAGGTATTGGGAGCTTCTGTAGGTGGAATTGTATTGCTGCTCTCAAAAGATTTTCTGAAGCTGGTGCTGATAGCGGTATTGATTGCTACTCCTTTATCCTGGTACCTGATGCAGCAATGGCTGCAAAGGTTCGAGTTTCATGTAAATATCCATTGGTGGCTTTTTGCAATGGTTGGCCTGATGGCTGTTATCATTGCCTTGGCCACTACCAGCCTGCAAACAATAAAAGCTGCATTGGCCAATCCTGTTGATAGCCTCAAGCGTGATTAAAACCAATAAAATTCTAAATCGATGTGGAAGAATTACCTGAAGATAGCTGCGAAGAATCTGTTGAAACGGAAGTTGTATACGGGTATTAACGTATTCGGACTGGCAACGGGGATCGCTTGTTTTATTCTGTTGTCTTTATACCTGGAAAACGAATGGACTTACGATAGCTGGTATAAAAACGCGAATGAGTTATACCGTATTCGTATGGACTATGGTGAAAAAGGGGAGAAGATAATGCAGATAGCCGTGACGCCGAATATATTGGCTACTACCATCAAACCCCTGCCGGAAATCAAAAAGCTCGCGCGGGTATTCCCAAGAGAAGTAACGGTACAGTATGGCGACAAGAGCTGGAATGAAAACCGCTTTGTATATGCTGATGCTCCTTTTTTTGAAATGTTTTCTTTCCGGCTATTGTCCGGTAATGCTGCCAATGTGCTGAACGGGCCTAATATGGTTGTGCTCACAGCCTCTATGGCAAAAAAATATTTCGGTGATGTAGAGCCCATTGGTAAAACATTACAAATCAATGGTACACGGGCGTTACAGGTAACAGGTGTGGTAGCCGATGTGCCAGCTAATAGCCACCTGAAATTTGATTTTGTAGCCAGCTACAGCACCCTGCAACTCCAGGAGCAGTGGGGATCTGCCAATTACTACACCTATGTGCAGGTTGGTAATCCGGCTCAGTTAGGAAGTCTGCAGACCAGCCTGAGCCAGATCGCCAGGCAGCAGTTGAGTGAAAGCGATATAAAAAATGGCGCCATCTTCAATTTTGTTCCGGAGCCGGTTACTGACATTCATCTGCATTCTGCTGCCAGTGCTGCTACTGAAGATGCCGGAGATGTCCGCTACAACTATATTTTCGGGCTGATAGGCGTCATGCTGCTGGTAATAGCTTGTGTTAACTTTATGAACCTGGCCACGGCCCGTTCCTCCGAAAGAAGCAGGGAAGTGGGTGTCCGTAAGGCTTTGGGTGCCCAACGTTCGCAGCTTTTCTGGCAGTTTATGATGGAATCAGCCTTGCTCACCGGAATAGCCCTGGTGATAGGACTGTTGCTGGCAGGCCTGTTATTGCCTGCATTTAATCAACTCACAGATACAAGACTTCAATTAGGTGGCGCCAGCGGATACCGTATTTACGGCATATTGGTGGGGATCTTTTTCCTGGTGGCTTTTGTTACGGGTATCTATCCGGCGTTGTTCCTCTCTGGTTTCCGACCGGTGCAGGTGCTGAAAGGTTCTATGACAGCCACTCCACAGGGCAGGAGTATCCGTAAATCATTGGTGGTATTTCAGTTTGCGGCATCTGTATTCTTTATCATCTGTACGCTGGTAGTGCAACAGCAAATGCTGTTTATTCAGCATAAGAAGCTGGGGATGGACCGGTCTGAAGTACTAGTGCTGGATGGTTTCAAAGCAGGCAGCAATGCCATGGAAGCCTTTAAAAACAGGCTGCTTCAACTCACCGGTATATTGTATGTAACAGCATCTGCTGACTCTCCTGTCTCCATCCAGGGTGGTTACACCATTGACCATGTAGAAGAGCATCAGCCGGGTTTCACCCTCAGCATTGCAGCGGTGCCGGTGGAAAAAGATTATCTGAAAACAGTAGGTATCTCATTGTTGGCTGGTGAAGATCTCACCAGAGGTGACATCGCTGATGTTACTAAAGAAAAAAATGAAGAGCGTACGTATCATTTTTTCCTGAATGAAACAGCCAGCAAAAGACTGGGATGGTCACCTGAAGTGGCTGTGGGAAAGAGGATGTCGTTGAATGGCCGTAACGGAACGGTAAAGGGAGTGATGAAGGATTTTCATTTTGCTTCCATGAAAAACAAAATCGAACCTATCATCGTATTCCCCGAATATGAATGGTTGCGGCAGATATTTATCAAAACAAGTGGTAAAGACAAACAACAACTGATAGCAGGCATTGAAGGACTTTGGAAAGAAATGCAGCCGGGAGTTCCTTTTGATTATCATTTCCTGGATGATGATTTTAATAGATTGTATAAGTCGGAATACCGTGTAGGAAAGGTGCTGGGAATATTTGCCGGTGTGGTGATGCTGGTGTCCTGCCTGGGATTGTTGGGGCTGGCTGCATTGACTACACAACAACGTACCCGTGAGATTGGTATCCGTAAGGTGTTGGGTGCTTCTGTGGGTAGTGTGGTGACCATGTTGTCGAAAGATTTTATCAGATTGGTACTGATTGCTTTGCTGATTGCGGCGCCGCTGGCCTGGTATGCTGCAGGCAACTGGCTCAATGCTTTTGCCTATCATGCTTCCCTGAGTATATGGCTGTTTCTGATGGCGGGCTTGATGGCGGTAGTGGTGGCTTTGCTCACCGTCAGCCTGCAGTCGGTGAAAGCAGCCTTGATGAATCCGGTTAATAGTCTCAAATCAGAATAAAGAATTACTATGTTTCGAAATTATCTCCTGGTGGCTGTCAGAAATATCTGGCGTAATAAAATGTTTTCGCTGTTAAATATGCTGGGGCTGGTAGTCGGTATCAGTGCAGCGCTGGTAGTATGTCTGGTGGTATGGTATGAGGCCGGTTTTAACAAGCAACAACAAAATAAAGACCGTATTTACAGGATAGTGTCTACCATCTGTTTCTCAGGAGATAGCGTTAGAAACAGTGGAGTAACGGTACCGGTAGTACAGGTGGTGAGAGAAAACATTCCACAGGTAGAAAAGACAATTCATTTTTTTACAGATGATATCACAGGTAGAATTACAGTAGATGGTAAGGATTTTAGAAACAAGGAAGATATCATTTTTGCGGATTCCTCATATATGGATATGATGGGATATCAGTGGTTGAGTGGATCGCCGGCCACCGCGCTGAAACAGCCTTTTTCAGTGGTGTTGACAAAAGACAAGGCAGATACCTATTTCCCGGGGCTTTCGCCGGCAGCTGTCATGGGAAAAGAGATTGTTTACGATGATTCCATCAGGACAACAGTAACTGGTGTGGTGGCTGATTTACCTTACCGCACTGATTTCTGGTTCAGGGAAATAGTATCTATGTCAACGGTTTATGCCAGCCAATACCGGAAAGACGTCTATGCTGTCGATAACTGGACGAACACCAGTTCATCCAGCCAGTTGCTGGTAAAGCTGAAAGTAGGAGCCGATCCGAAACAAGCGACTGCCTTGTTGGCTAAATATATGGAATTGCACAATGATAAAAGTTCCCGGACATCCCTGTGGTTGCAGCCTTTAGAGGATATTCACTTCAATAGGAACTATTATGCCTATAAAAGGACTGCAGACAGGCAGCAGTTGTATATGTTGTCACTGGTAGCAGTAGCATTATTAATCCTGGCGGTGATCAATTTTATCAATCTGACAACAGCACAGGCAGCCCGCAGGGCTAAAGAAACCGGCATCCGTAAAGCTATCGGTGGTACAATGCGGCAGCTGATGGTGCAGTTTATGGGAGAAACTTTTGTGCTCACCTTTGTGTCCGCGACAATGTCATTGTTGATAGCACCTTTGCTGGTAAAGAGTTTTCACGGCTTTCTGCCGGAAGACCTGCCTGCCATGCAATTGTATTCCTGGCCGGTATTGCTGTTTTTATTGTTGCTGGCGGTAGTGGTAGCATTGTTGTCTGGTATTTACCCGGCGTATGTGTTAGCTCGTTTTCAGCCGGTAATGGTGCTGAAATCACAGACGGGCACTGTGGGAAACAAAGCATGGTTGCGACAAACACTGACTGCTACTCAGTTTATGGTGGCCCAGTTTTTTGTTATTGCCACATTGATTGTCAGTAAACAGATTCATTATTCGTTGAATAAAGATCTTGGTTTCCGTAAGGATGCTATTCTTACCGTTGCTACACCGCCACGGGATGAGAATAACAGCCTGCGCAACAGGCTGCAGGCAGGTATTGCCGCGCTGCCGGAAGTAGAAGAGGTGAGCTTGTCGAATCGTTCACCGATCATCAATGGTTTCATGACCTCTGTCCTCGACCGCAAGGATGGCCGGAAGGCTATCGAGAAAGTAGTAGAAATGCGCTATGTGGACAGCTCTTATTTAAAGGTGTATCAGTTGAAACTGCTGGCAGGAAGAAACCTGATGAATTCGGATACCGTGAGGGAATGGCTACTGAATGAAACTGCTGTCCGTGCTTTTGGTTTCAAGCGTCCGGAAGATGCAGTGGGGGAGCTCATTTCAGGGAAGCCGGTTGTAGGAGTGGTGAAAAACTTCAATGCTGGTAATCTGCATAGGGAGATCCCGGCGCTGGCGCTGGGCAGTGCTGCTGCCAAAAGCCATCGTACTTTGCATATACGGTTGCATGATGCCGGAGAAAAGGGTGTCGTCTGGAAAAATGGAATTGCCGGCATAGAAAAAGTATGGAAAGAGATTTACCCAAGGGAAGAGTTCAGTTATGAGTTTCTGGATAAGACCATAGAAAATCTATATCGAAATGAACTGCGTATTGCAAGTTTATTGAACTGGTGCTCAGGATTAGCTGTTTTTATCAGTGCATTAGGGCTACTAGGTTTAGTTGTTTTTACCACTAATCAGCGTACCCGGGAAATAGGGATACGAAAGGTACTGGGAGCAAGTGTATGGCAGGTGATCCGGTTGCTGACAAAGGACTTTATGAAGCCGGTCCTCGTGGCTTTTGTGCTGGCGGTGCCCCTTTCATGGTGGGTAATGGACAAGTGGCTGCAATCTTTTGTATACCGTACAAGTCTTAGTTGGTGGGTGTTTGCGGTGGGGGGAATGATAATGGTTGTATTGGCATTAACCACTATGAGCATAAAAACGGTGCGGTCTGCTCTCAGTAACCCGGTAGATGCATTAAAAACTGAATAACAGAATGAAAAGATCCGGCAAAATGCATTTATATTGCTTTGCCGGAAATTGTTAACAAGAAGCCTGAAATTTTAAAAAGCTACTATCATGATACAACTGCAGAAAATATCCAAGCATTATCCGGTGGGATTTGGTAAAAATGAAATATTAAAAGACGTTGATCTCAACATTGGAGAGGGGGAATTTGTTTCTATAATGGGACCCTCCGGATCCGGTAAATCAACGCTGTTGCATATACTGGGATTATTGGAAGAGCCTTCTGGCGGACAGTACCTGTTTCAGGGAGAGCGTGTAGATAAAATGAATGAAAAAAAACGTACGCAGTTACACCGTGATGCAATCGGTTTTGTGTTCCAGGCCTACCATCTCATTGATGAGCTGACTGTATATGAAAACATAGAAACCCCTTTACTGTATAAAAATCTGTCTGGTTCGGAAAGAAAGAGCAGGGTAGCGGATGTATTGGATCGTTTTAATATGGTGGCCAAAAAAGACCTGTTTCCTAATCAACTTTCCGGCGGACAGCAACAGCTGGTGGGCATTGCCCGCGCCATTGTCGCAGAACCCCGTGTGATCTTCGCAGATGAACCTACCGGAAACCTGCACTCTGACCAGGCCAGGGTGATCATGGAAATGTTTAAACACCTGAATGAGCAGGATAAGATTACCATTGTACAGGTAACCCACTCCGATGTGAATGCTACTTATGGCAACCGTATTATTCAGATCAGTGACGGGCAAATTCAGGGGTAGCAGGAAGGATTCTTTTATAAATCTGTAAAAAAAAGAGTATGTTGTATCAGCAATTAGTGGGGTATGGTGCCATACCTACTAAAATTTTGCCTTCTATCAAGAACCGAAGGAAACTATCCTTACCTTTAGTATATTTTTGGCCTGTTATGAGACTATCCCAAATCGCAGGAATTTTCCTGTTTTACTGCTTGCTCGC
Encoded proteins:
- a CDS encoding ABC transporter permease; protein product: MFRNYLLVAVRNIWRNKMFSLLNMLGLVVGISAALVVCLVVWYEAGFNKQQQNKDRIYRIVSTICFSGDSVRNSGVTVPVVQVVRENIPQVEKTIHFFTDDITGRITVDGKDFRNKEDIIFADSSYMDMMGYQWLSGSPATALKQPFSVVLTKDKADTYFPGLSPAAVMGKEIVYDDSIRTTVTGVVADLPYRTDFWFREIVSMSTVYASQYRKDVYAVDNWTNTSSSSQLLVKLKVGADPKQATALLAKYMELHNDKSSRTSLWLQPLEDIHFNRNYYAYKRTADRQQLYMLSLVAVALLILAVINFINLTTAQAARRAKETGIRKAIGGTMRQLMVQFMGETFVLTFVSATMSLLIAPLLVKSFHGFLPEDLPAMQLYSWPVLLFLLLLAVVVALLSGIYPAYVLARFQPVMVLKSQTGTVGNKAWLRQTLTATQFMVAQFFVIATLIVSKQIHYSLNKDLGFRKDAILTVATPPRDENNSLRNRLQAGIAALPEVEEVSLSNRSPIINGFMTSVLDRKDGRKAIEKVVEMRYVDSSYLKVYQLKLLAGRNLMNSDTVREWLLNETAVRAFGFKRPEDAVGELISGKPVVGVVKNFNAGNLHREIPALALGSAAAKSHRTLHIRLHDAGEKGVVWKNGIAGIEKVWKEIYPREEFSYEFLDKTIENLYRNELRIASLLNWCSGLAVFISALGLLGLVVFTTNQRTREIGIRKVLGASVWQVIRLLTKDFMKPVLVAFVLAVPLSWWVMDKWLQSFVYRTSLSWWVFAVGGMIMVVLALTTMSIKTVRSALSNPVDALKTE
- a CDS encoding ABC transporter ATP-binding protein codes for the protein MIQLQKISKHYPVGFGKNEILKDVDLNIGEGEFVSIMGPSGSGKSTLLHILGLLEEPSGGQYLFQGERVDKMNEKKRTQLHRDAIGFVFQAYHLIDELTVYENIETPLLYKNLSGSERKSRVADVLDRFNMVAKKDLFPNQLSGGQQQLVGIARAIVAEPRVIFADEPTGNLHSDQARVIMEMFKHLNEQDKITIVQVTHSDVNATYGNRIIQISDGQIQG